The DNA sequence GCCACCTGTCGGACATGCGCACACTACGCCTCCGGATGAGTTAACGTGCATGGCGGCGAGAGCCCTTGTGGCAGCGTGGGAATGGATTCCACCGACAAAAAGTTTGCCCTCCTTTTCCGATTCGTACACCTTCCACGCCGTTGGAGTCAGCAGCTTCATCGGCAAATCCTTGCTGGTAAGCCCAACTTGCGCTGACTCTAGCATCACCCTTAGCCTCGCATCCATTTCTTCGTTTAGTAGGGTTGCCGGCATTTGCAAGAGCGACTCCTCGTAAAAAAGAGCTGCTTCCCCTAAGGTCAATTTTTCTCGTTCTGCCAGGTTTAAAAGTTCGAAGGTGTCTTTAAATGCCTCTTTGCCCTTTAAGGGGAAAAGAATAGGTTTGGCAAGGTATGAAGAAATTACGCCAGTATTGTCGGATATGCCGGCAGGAGGCTCAAGGGGTGAGCTTGCATAAAGCGCTATATTGGAGGCCGCGACGATCTTTTTTGCCTCTTTGTCCCAAGATTTTAGAGCAGTTACAAGTTTTTCTTCGTCCTCCCCTTTGATGGAAAGGCCTAGTATCAATATCATCTCGTAGCGATCTCCGGTGATCTTTACGGGTATCCCGTTTATAGAAGCTATTTCTATTGAGCCTCCTCCTATTGAACGGGCATGCGCAGTTAACTTCTTTCCATTCTCCCCTGTTGCCTCGATCAGGGTGCTGTTGGGGTGGTCTGCTTCAGGAAAGGCTTTGAGCTTAAAAGAAACTTTTATGTTTTCCGATTGAGCTATTTCAAGCATGCGCGGAAAGTCTGGATCAGTTAAATCGCGGTTCAATATGCCGGCTATGAAAGCCAAATCGCTGCCTTGGTCGTGGTAGCATACGGCCATTGAGCTTGCTGGATGAAAGCAGAAAATGACTTCACCAGGATTTTCCCCCAATAAGTCTCTTACTATCCTGCCGATCCTCCAGGGCCCTGCCGTGTGCGAGCTGGACGGCCCCCTCATTATCGGGCCAATTACGTCATTAAGGATGCTTACGCGCTTCTTCATTTGATTGCCTCCGATTTGAATCATATTTCGGACATAAGCCTTATGTTAGGAAGAAATCTATTACATCCACTTTTTTCTTTTAAAATACACCACCATCCCTATGCCGATGACCAACATCGCGATTAGCACCATGGGATAACCGTATCTCCATTCCAGCTCCGGCATGTATTTGAAGTTCATGCCGTAAATGCCCGCAATCAGGGTCAAAGGGATGAATATCGTGGCTATTATGGTCAAAACCTTCATGATCTCGTTAGTTTTATTGCTTATGCTCGAAAGATATATGTCAAGCAAACTGCTTGTCATATCCCGAAACATTTCAACGGTGTCTATTGCCTGAATGGTATGGTCGTATACATCTCTAAAGTATATGAGTGCTTCAGTGATTAAATGTGAATCTCCCTTCGACAGCTGGCTTAAAACCTCCCTCAAGGGCCATGCAGACCTTCTCATGTTAATTAAATTACTTTTAAACTTATGTATTGCCTGTACGGTATCTTGGGAGGGGTTTGTGATCACTTCGCTTTCCAGGCCTTCAATCTCTTCTCCCAGCTTTTCGAGGATTATATAGTAGTGATCGACGATGATATCGATTAAGGCATGGAGGAGATAATCGGCGCCCCTCTTTCTGATAGCTCCCTTGTC is a window from the Acetomicrobium flavidum genome containing:
- a CDS encoding L-serine ammonia-lyase, iron-sulfur-dependent, subunit alpha → MKKRVSILNDVIGPIMRGPSSSHTAGPWRIGRIVRDLLGENPGEVIFCFHPASSMAVCYHDQGSDLAFIAGILNRDLTDPDFPRMLEIAQSENIKVSFKLKAFPEADHPNSTLIEATGENGKKLTAHARSIGGGSIEIASINGIPVKITGDRYEMILILGLSIKGEDEEKLVTALKSWDKEAKKIVAASNIALYASSPLEPPAGISDNTGVISSYLAKPILFPLKGKEAFKDTFELLNLAEREKLTLGEAALFYEESLLQMPATLLNEEMDARLRVMLESAQVGLTSKDLPMKLLTPTAWKVYESEKEGKLFVGGIHSHAATRALAAMHVNSSGGVVCACPTGGSAGVIPAILSTLIEDFGLDKKKVLDALWAAGAVGLALARRSTFAAEVAGCQVEIGAAGAMGAAAVIEAAGGTAKQACDAAAIVFQNIMGSVCDLVQGIVEIPCHTRNAALASQALLCADLILGGYENFIPLDETIDAVHSVGEMLPAELRCTSRGGLACCPSAQKLIRKDRNA
- the corA gene encoding magnesium/cobalt transporter CorA, translating into MKRSKKEIGKKVGTPPGTLIYTGDKREEFEITAIDYNASGYRKIKVKDIDECASFKDPSTVTWIDVVGLHRVDAVEKIGKIYNLHPLVLEDILNIHQRSKIEYFEDYIFIVLKMLNYDDKSHEIESEQVSMVLGDSFVFTFRERKLDIFDPIRERIENDKGAIRKRGADYLLHALIDIIVDHYYIILEKLGEEIEGLESEVITNPSQDTVQAIHKFKSNLINMRRSAWPLREVLSQLSKGDSHLITEALIYFRDVYDHTIQAIDTVEMFRDMTSSLLDIYLSSISNKTNEIMKVLTIIATIFIPLTLIAGIYGMNFKYMPELEWRYGYPMVLIAMLVIGIGMVVYFKRKKWM